One segment of Pseudomonas pohangensis DNA contains the following:
- a CDS encoding MarR family winged helix-turn-helix transcriptional regulator, with protein sequence MEFSALDNLEYALFRAMRRLQHAGEVHAKRLGRFGGMNPMHLLILQVLASEGRLTASTLSGRVSLSPATLSGIIERLEELGLLVRQRDESDRRRHWLLLSQAGADLLQQAPSLLPPSMAQAFAALPEWERHSLTAALLKAADLCGEMDA encoded by the coding sequence ATGGAATTTTCTGCCTTGGATAATCTCGAATACGCCTTGTTCAGGGCCATGCGGCGGCTGCAGCATGCCGGTGAAGTCCATGCCAAACGGCTGGGTCGTTTCGGTGGCATGAACCCCATGCATTTACTCATTCTGCAGGTATTGGCCAGCGAGGGGCGCTTGACGGCAAGTACCCTGAGCGGGCGGGTCAGTCTGTCGCCGGCGACGCTCTCGGGGATCATCGAGCGCCTGGAAGAGCTGGGATTGCTGGTGCGCCAGCGCGATGAAAGCGACCGCCGCCGCCACTGGCTGTTGCTCAGTCAGGCCGGCGCTGATTTGTTGCAGCAGGCGCCGTCACTGCTGCCGCCGAGCATGGCGCAGGCGTTTGCCGCGCTGCCGGAGTGGGAGCGCCACAGCCTCACCGCAGCACTATTGAAGGCTGCCGATCTGTGTGGCGAGATGGATGCCTGA
- a CDS encoding AraC family transcriptional regulator — protein sequence MSVAPAHASVSASLTQAVLQAAELLGLARPRLLTACGLAEEQLLDPDARIALSAQQLLWQTIQQQLAHAEPGLAIGLQLAPGPFSVLGYLLQSSHTLDEALQVAQRYQRLVGEGGELLQKEDGGRLQLIYRPSHAQHPANRPRILALMACWVQWMRPLLKDLQLLEVRFAHARPAQLQDYQNCFACPLVFDAEDYALVLPAAQRQARLTQANPALQTLLRQHAEALLARLPGESLSARVVSLLSAQLSHGEPDRAALADSLHLSERTLQRRLAEEGSSYQQLLNDTRRQLAERYLQEGQLPAAEIALLLGYSEPSVFFRAFRQWTGLTPGEYRTQGSPER from the coding sequence ATGTCCGTCGCCCCGGCCCATGCATCCGTCAGTGCCAGCCTGACCCAGGCAGTACTGCAGGCTGCCGAACTGCTCGGCCTGGCGCGCCCCCGACTGCTGACGGCCTGCGGCCTGGCCGAAGAGCAATTGCTCGATCCCGACGCGCGCATCGCCCTGAGCGCCCAGCAATTGCTCTGGCAAACCATCCAGCAACAGTTGGCGCATGCCGAACCGGGACTGGCCATCGGCCTGCAACTGGCACCCGGGCCGTTCAGCGTGCTCGGCTATCTGCTGCAAAGCAGCCATACCCTCGACGAAGCCCTGCAGGTAGCCCAGCGCTACCAGCGGCTGGTCGGCGAGGGTGGCGAACTGCTGCAGAAGGAGGATGGCGGGCGCCTGCAACTGATCTACCGGCCCAGCCATGCGCAGCATCCGGCCAACCGCCCGCGCATTCTCGCCTTGATGGCCTGCTGGGTGCAGTGGATGCGGCCGCTGCTCAAGGACTTGCAGCTGCTGGAAGTGCGCTTTGCCCATGCCCGGCCAGCACAGCTGCAGGATTACCAGAACTGCTTTGCCTGCCCGCTGGTTTTTGACGCCGAAGACTACGCCCTGGTGCTGCCGGCCGCCCAGCGCCAGGCGCGCCTGACCCAGGCCAATCCGGCCTTGCAGACCCTGCTGCGCCAGCACGCCGAAGCACTACTGGCGCGCCTGCCCGGGGAAAGCCTGAGCGCACGGGTGGTCAGCCTGCTCAGTGCCCAGTTGAGCCATGGCGAGCCCGACCGGGCGGCACTGGCCGACAGCCTGCACCTGAGCGAGCGCACCCTGCAGCGACGTCTGGCCGAAGAAGGCAGCAGCTACCAGCAACTGCTCAACGACACGCGCCGGCAACTGGCTGAACGTTACCTGCAGGAGGGGCAGCTACCTGCAGCCGAAATCGCCCTGCTGCTCGGCTATTCGGAACCCAGCGTGTTCTTTCGCGCCTTCCGCCAGTGGACCGGCCTGACTCCCGGCGAATACCGCACTCAGGGCTCCCCGGAGCGTTAA
- a CDS encoding acyl-CoA thioesterase produces MDDFEQDDPVPQGELTMQITALPRETNGFGDIFGGWLVAQMDLAGTALASRIAASRVATVAIDRMAFLVPVAVGSQLSFYSQAMEVGRSSIQVLVEVWDRDPLSSQLRKVTEALFVFVAIDARGRTHPVPTSR; encoded by the coding sequence ATGGACGATTTTGAGCAAGACGACCCTGTACCCCAGGGCGAACTGACCATGCAGATCACCGCACTACCGCGCGAAACCAATGGCTTCGGCGATATTTTCGGTGGCTGGCTGGTCGCACAGATGGATCTGGCCGGCACCGCCCTGGCCAGCCGCATCGCCGCCAGCCGGGTAGCCACGGTAGCCATCGACCGCATGGCCTTTCTGGTGCCGGTAGCGGTGGGCAGCCAACTGTCCTTCTATAGCCAGGCCATGGAAGTCGGGCGCAGCTCGATCCAGGTGCTGGTCGAGGTATGGGATCGCGATCCGTTGTCCAGCCAGTTGCGCAAGGTCACTGAAGCTCTGTTCGTGTTCGTCGCCATCGACGCCCGTGGCCGCACCCACCCCGTTCCGACCAGCCGTTAA
- a CDS encoding MFS transporter, translating to MSSVPLSAPADARPLNRSDYKTLSLSALGGALEFYDFIIFVFFAAVVGKLFFPADMPEWLRQFQTFGIFAAGYLARPLGGIIMAHFGDLLGRKRMFTLSIFLMGVPTLAMGLLPTYAQIGIWAPLALLLLRIIQGAAIGGEVPGAWVFVSEHVPSRHIGFACGTLTAGLTSGILLGSLTATLINSVYTPDEVLDWAWRLPFLIGGVFGLCAVYLRRMLSETPVFAELQQRKSLAAELPLKTVLREHRGSVVLSMLLTWVLSAAIVVVILMTPTLLQTIYGFDAATALKANSLAIVCLSFGCVAAGAMVDRIGAGPVLLAGGLLLGFTAWTFYSCLQQHPDWLFPLYALTGLLVGTIGAVPFVMVNAFPAVVRFSGLSFSYNLAYAIFGGLTPLVVSLLIKWDPLGPAYYVVTLCGLSVLIGAYLRGKGR from the coding sequence ATGTCCTCCGTGCCTTTGAGTGCCCCTGCGGATGCCCGTCCGCTGAACCGCAGCGATTACAAGACCCTGTCCCTGTCTGCCCTTGGCGGCGCGCTGGAGTTCTACGACTTCATCATCTTCGTGTTTTTCGCTGCCGTGGTCGGCAAATTGTTCTTTCCGGCGGACATGCCCGAATGGCTGCGGCAGTTCCAGACCTTCGGCATTTTTGCCGCCGGCTATCTGGCCCGCCCGCTGGGCGGCATCATCATGGCGCACTTCGGTGACCTGCTCGGACGCAAGCGCATGTTCACCCTGAGCATCTTCCTGATGGGCGTACCGACGCTGGCCATGGGCCTGCTGCCGACCTACGCGCAGATCGGTATCTGGGCACCGCTGGCCCTGCTGCTGTTGCGCATCATCCAGGGCGCGGCGATCGGTGGCGAGGTGCCGGGGGCCTGGGTGTTCGTCTCCGAACATGTGCCGTCCCGGCACATCGGTTTTGCCTGCGGCACGCTTACTGCCGGATTGACCAGCGGCATTCTGCTCGGCTCGCTGACCGCGACACTGATCAACAGTGTCTACACCCCGGACGAGGTGCTGGACTGGGCCTGGCGTCTGCCGTTTCTGATTGGTGGCGTATTTGGCCTGTGTGCCGTGTATCTGCGCCGCATGCTCAGTGAAACCCCGGTATTCGCCGAGCTGCAGCAGCGCAAGTCGCTGGCTGCCGAGCTGCCACTGAAGACGGTACTGCGTGAGCATCGGGGTTCGGTGGTGCTGTCGATGCTGCTGACCTGGGTGTTGTCGGCGGCCATAGTGGTGGTGATCCTGATGACCCCGACCCTGTTGCAGACGATCTATGGCTTCGATGCCGCGACCGCGCTGAAGGCCAACAGCCTGGCCATCGTCTGTCTTTCATTTGGCTGTGTGGCAGCCGGGGCAATGGTCGACCGCATCGGCGCCGGGCCGGTGCTGCTGGCCGGTGGCCTGTTGCTCGGGTTCACCGCCTGGACCTTCTACAGCTGCCTGCAGCAGCACCCCGACTGGCTGTTCCCGCTGTACGCGCTGACCGGGTTGCTGGTCGGCACCATCGGTGCGGTGCCGTTTGTCATGGTCAACGCCTTCCCGGCAGTGGTGCGCTTTTCCGGCCTGTCGTTTTCCTACAACCTGGCCTACGCCATCTTCGGCGGGCTGACTCCGCTGGTGGTGTCGCTGCTGATCAAGTGGGACCCGCTGGGACCGGCCTACTACGTGGTGACGCTGTGCGGTCTGTCGGTGCTGATCGGCGCTTATCTGCGCGGCAAGGGCCGCTAA
- a CDS encoding REP-associated tyrosine transposase, producing MSDYRRSLVPGGCFFFSVALADRQSSLLVDEIARLRHAYAITRATLPFTTLAICVLPEHLHAIWALPAHDSDYAQRWALLKSSFSRGLPLAARLSLSQRHKREKGLWQRRYWEHRIRDAEDLQRHLDYLHYNPVKHGLVEQVKDWPYSSFHRHVRQGLVPVDWGGGPDAIRISSGEPEP from the coding sequence ATGTCAGATTACCGCCGCAGCCTTGTGCCGGGCGGCTGTTTCTTCTTCAGCGTGGCACTGGCTGATCGTCAGTCCAGTCTGCTGGTGGATGAAATAGCGCGCTTGCGGCACGCTTATGCCATCACCCGGGCCACTCTGCCATTTACCACCCTGGCCATCTGCGTCTTGCCCGAACACCTGCATGCAATATGGGCGCTACCGGCGCATGACAGTGATTACGCGCAACGCTGGGCCTTGCTGAAAAGCAGTTTTTCCCGTGGCTTGCCGCTGGCCGCGCGGCTTAGCCTGAGCCAACGGCACAAGCGCGAAAAGGGTCTCTGGCAACGCCGCTATTGGGAACACCGGATTCGCGATGCCGAGGATCTGCAGCGACATCTCGATTACCTGCACTACAACCCGGTCAAACATGGTCTGGTCGAGCAAGTTAAGGATTGGCCCTACTCCAGCTTTCATCGTCATGTGCGCCAGGGGCTGGTACCGGTGGACTGGGGTGGCGGTCCGGACGCAATCCGCATTTCAAGCGGAGAGCCGGAACCGTAG